A stretch of the Lolium perenne isolate Kyuss_39 chromosome 3, Kyuss_2.0, whole genome shotgun sequence genome encodes the following:
- the LOC127339297 gene encoding uncharacterized mitochondrial protein AtMg00810-like produces MSSSSSSSLLATWHAHGARPFARKLTERLRAEFALKDLGSLHYFLGIEVVRRTDGFFLHQRKYAHELLDSAGMLNCEPAATRVDTKSKLFATDGSLATDTSSYRSIVGALQYLTLTRPELQYAIQQVCLHMHAPRDPHWATVKRILRYIRGTMDFGLSLHASTATDIVAYSDAHWAGCPDTRHSMSGNCVYFGPSLISWSSKQQPTVSRSSAEAEYRAVANAVAEVSWLRQLLVDLSCPVAKAIVVYCDNISAVYLSANPVALGHIRVLHVPTSQ; encoded by the exons atgtcgtcctcgtcgtcctcgagcTTGCTAGCAACATGGCACGCCCATGGTGCTCGCCCATTTGCTCGCAAG CTCACCGAGCGTCTTCGCGCTGAGTTTGCCCTCAAGGACTTGGGGTCcctgcactacttcctcggcatcgaggtcgtaCGTCGCACCGACGGCTTCTTCCTCCATCAGCGCAAGTACGCCCATGAGCTCCTGGACAGCGCCGGTATGCTTAATTGCGAACCCGCGGCCACGCGTGTCGACACGAAGTCCAAGCTCTTCGCCACAGATGGTTCCTTGGCCACGGACACGTCATCTTATcgctccatcgtcggtgcccTGCAGTACCTCACCTTGACTCGCCCCGAGCTGCAGTATGCCATTCAGCAGGTGTGCCTTCACATGCACGCTCCGCGGGATCCTCATTGGGCTACGGTCAAGCGGATCCTCCGCTACATTCGTGGTACCATGGACTTCGGTCTCTCCCTCCACGCCTCCACCGCCACGGACATCGTCGCCTACTCAGACGCCCATTGGGCAGGTTGCCCCGACACGCGTCACTCCATGTCTGGCAACTGCGTCTACTTCGGACCTTCGCTCATCTCCTGGTCGTCTAAGCAACAGCCCACGGTCTCTCGCTCCAGCGCCGAAGCGGAGTACCGAGCTGTTGCTAACGCGGTTGCTGAAGTCTCCTGGCTGCGGCAACTCCTCGTTGATCTCTCATGTCCTGTCGCCAAAGCCATCGTGGTCTACTGCGACAACATCTCCgccgtctacctctccgccaacccg GTGGCACTTGGACACATTCGAGTACTTCATGTGCCCACCTCCCAATAA